A stretch of the Capsicum annuum cultivar UCD-10X-F1 chromosome 8, UCD10Xv1.1, whole genome shotgun sequence genome encodes the following:
- the LOC107840464 gene encoding nucleolin, producing MLRILGKDLKISKSATMVTRSEAKMDGHDLFEDLSSWEFVNPSDDEHEDSYSFTDHTDDDDDELMVKEDDACEIGSPSSDISMKSEPQSPLPIRTIGALVVCNVGFDYHDDDQEEEEDEDEEDYDDDLDDELVPNWLSDKFERQRIRKLGKRASSRMNKSKKGPYIFNRPGCVRGKHGFGMQHS from the coding sequence ATGTTGAGAATCCTAGgaaaagatctcaaaatttcaaaatcagCTACAATGGTTACCAGATCTGAAGCAAAGATGGACGGCCATGATTTGTTTGAAGATTTGTCTTCATGGGAATTTGTTAACCCTTCTGATGATGAACATGAAGACAGCTACTCTTTTACTGATCacactgatgatgatgatgatgaattgaTGGTAAAAGAAGATGACGCATGTGAAATTGGGTCACCATCTTCGGATATTTCTATGAAATCGGAACCGCAATCTCCGTTGCCTATTAGAACAATTGGTGCATTGGTTGTTTGCAATGTAGGATTTGATTATCATGATGATGATCAGGAGGAAGAGGAAGACGAGGACGAAGAAGATTATGACGATGATTTGGATGATGAATTGGTGCCAAATTGGTTAAGTGATAAATTTGAGAGACAAAGGATAAGGAAATTGGGGAAAAGGGCAAGTTCAAGGATGAACAAATCGAAAAAGGGGCCTTATATTTTCAATAGGCCAGGATGTGTTCGTGGCAAACATGGATTTGGTATGCAGCACAGTTAA